AGTAGCACGGTGCAGAAGGTGGTCGCCCGGGCGCATACCTCCGTCTTGATCGTCCCGGCGTACGCGCATGAGGGAAAGCGCATCGGCGAGTTGCGCTTCGACAAGATCTTGGTCCCTTTGGACTGCTCGCCACGCGCAGAATATATTCTGCCGCTTGCCACAGGGCTCGCGCGCGCCTGCGAGAGCAAGTTGATACTCGCGCACATTGTGCCGGAGCCGGAAATGCCGCGCCGCATGCCACCGTCGCCGGAGGATGTCGCGCTCGCGGCGCAGCTCACGGAACGCAACCGCCGCGAAGCCGAGCATTATTTGAGCGAACTGCAACATCGGCTGTCGGCGCAGGGGGTGGGGACCGAAGTCCGCATCGTGGTGTCGCCACGGCGGGCGCGTTCCATTCGCGCCTTGGCCGAGCGGGAGAACGTGGACCTCGTGCTCGTCTCCGCGCACGGGAAGACTGGGGATGCGAGCGAACGCTACGGCGGTATTGCGGCGCGACTGATTCAGGAGAGCGGCAAGCCAGTGGTCATCCTCCAAGACTTGGCGGGGGTCATGCACGAGGCGACGGCTGCCGAGGAAGCCGCGCACAGCCACCCGGGACACTGAGGTCATCTGTTGGGTCGCCCTTCGACGGTGCTCAGGACAGGTTTCGGGTGGCTCCGGATGGGACTTGACTCAAACGCAGCGCCTTCCGAACACCGACCGCCGCCAGCGGGCGTTGCGGGCTCCGGCAGCAAGCGTGGGCGCCGCGTTGCCGAGCGCCTGCGCGGCGCCCAGCAGACGCTTCAGGCCGCCTATCGGCGCCTCGCGGAGGCTTCCGACGGCGCGGCCGACGGCTCGATTGCTGCCGAATGGCTGCTCGACAATTACTACATCGTCGAACGCGCCTTCCGTCTGGTGCAGGACGAGTTCCCGTCCGAGTTCGAGCGGCGGCTGCCGCAGGTCCCCAGCGGAGACCTCCAGGGATATCCGCTCGTGTATGCGCTCGCGGGCGAGGTCGTGGCCGCCGGCCAATCCCACGTGGACCTCGACACACTGATCCATCTGGTCGGTGATTTTCAGGCGGCACGGCCCCTCTCGATTGCCGAGGTGTGGGCGCTGCCAATCCTCGTGCGTCTGGCATTACTCGAAAGTCTGACGCGCACGGTGGCAACTCTCGGCCTCTCGGCGCAGGTGGTTGCGCCACCGGAAGCGGCGCACACGCAAGATGTGTCCAGGGGCGACGACCTCGCACCGCCACCACCCGACCAGATTGTCGCCAGCTGCATCCGCAGCCTGCGGACTCTCGAAACGGCTGACTGGAAAGCGTTCTTCGAGGAGATCAACGCCACCGAGCGCGTGCTGCGCACGGATCCGGCAGGCGTCTATACGCGCATGAACTTCGACACGCGTGACCGGTACCGGAAAGTGGTGGAGGAACTGGCGGCGCGCAGCGATGACTCGGAGGAGGCGGTGGCAGCCGCGGCTGTCCGCTTGGCTCGCGAGAGTCCCGCCGACCGCCGCGCGCATGTCGGCTACTACCTCGTGGACGCCGGATTCGACGTGCTGGCGCGCACCGTGGGCTACCACCCGCACTGGAAGGCACGCTGGCGCCGGTTCTTGACCCGTTATCCCACTGCCTCGTACCTCGGCGGCATCGCCGCCGTGACCCTCGTACACGAGGTCGTCCTGTGCGTCGCCTTGCAAGCGCTCGGTGCCAGGCTTTTTCTGACCGCAGTAGCGGCCGCGCTGGCGCTCGTTCCGGCCACGACCATCGGCGTGGCCCTGATCAATGCGCTGATCACGCGCGTCTTGCCGCCGCGCGTCCTCCCGAAAATGGACTTCCGCAAAGGCATCCCGGCCGACTGCCAGACACTGGTCGTCGTTCCGGCCATTCTCACGGACCCGGACGACGCCGCGGCGTTGGTCTCCAAACTCGAGATTCGCCGGCTCGCCAACGCTGATCCGCACCTGCATTTTGCGCTGTTGACCGACTTCGCGGATGCTCCGCAGCAAACCATGCCCGAGGACGACGAGCTGCTGCAGCGAGTGAGCGTCGGCGTGCAGAGCCTGAACGCCAAGTATGGCACTGTACAGGGCGATCCATTTCATCTGCTGCATCGCCGCCGCCAGTGGAATCCGGCAGAGGGATGCTGGATGGGGTGGGAGCGCAAGCGCGGCAAGTTGATGGAGCTTAACCGGCTGCTCGCGAGCGATCCGCATACCAGCTACGTCCGGCATGTCGGTGACCCCGCAGTGCTGCGCTCCATTCGCTTCGTGATCACGCTCGACGCCGACACGGAGCTGCCGCGTGACAGCGCGCGGCGCTTGGTCGCCACGCTGGCCCATCCACTGAATCGCGCCGTCTTCGATGCGGCGACGGGACGCGTCACGGCAGGCTACACCATCTTGCAGCCGCGCATCGAGGGCACTCCCTTCAGTGCCGAAGCCTCCCGGTTCTCCTCGCTGGTCGCCGGCGACAGCGGCCTCGACCCGTACACG
This Candidatus Binatia bacterium DNA region includes the following protein-coding sequences:
- a CDS encoding universal stress protein; amino-acid sequence: MLPTIGKSQRASAASSAEPSWHAACQCTAKEEKQTNRNSSPDRREGLPFRHILVPLDSSALAACALPFAAAIARALSGRITLLRVLVPHRGPGPGRQMDAVEWEIIRAEAHSHLAKFESELKASGVASALELVQGRAAEQILQFAKEHEVDLIVLSSHGEGGLSGWVLSSTVQKVVARAHTSVLIVPAYAHEGKRIGELRFDKILVPLDCSPRAEYILPLATGLARACESKLILAHIVPEPEMPRRMPPSPEDVALAAQLTERNRREAEHYLSELQHRLSAQGVGTEVRIVVSPRRARSIRALAERENVDLVLVSAHGKTGDASERYGGIAARLIQESGKPVVILQDLAGVMHEATAAEEAAHSHPGH